Proteins from a genomic interval of Methanothrix sp.:
- a CDS encoding helix-turn-helix domain-containing protein translates to MKLTQAKVRYILRQNRKGVATKEIARDMKVSQRRVQQIIKSYRESGREPLLG, encoded by the coding sequence ATGAAGCTGACCCAGGCGAAGGTTCGCTATATTCTTCGCCAGAACCGCAAAGGTGTGGCCACGAAAGAGATTGCGAGGGACATGAAGGTGTCACAAAGGAGGGTTCAACAGATCATAAAGTCATACAGAGAGTCTGGACGGGAACCTTTACTGGGA